GCCTGAGTATCTCCCTGCATCCCTGCACAATGATACACACAATATGAGAATCCATTACTGCCTGAGTATCTCCCTGCATCCCTGCACAATGATACACAATATGAGAATCCATTACTGCCTGAGTATCTCCCTGCATCCCTGCACAATGATACACACAATATGAGAATCCATTACTGCCTGAGTATCTCCCTGCATCCCTGCACAATGATACACACTATGAGAATCCATTACTGCCTGAGTATCTTCCCATACCCATTGAATGCTTATTTTCTTGATGTCAAATATACTGAACACTGTGCAGCAAAGGGTTGATAAAAGGAGTATTATTTAGCTTGTGCTGCTTGTGTCCCCATCAGTGTGAAGACACAGAGCGAGACTGCAGGACCCACGAGGGCGATCACGAGCTCGGCCAGCACTCCGACGAAGCCCCTCTGAAAGCCTGCGACTCCATGGAAAGCCTGTACAGCGGGAGGAGTTCCTCCAGTAAGTGATCAAACACACGTTGTGAAATGAACTAATAAAGGGATGTTTGCAATATTTGTAAATGGCGTCTTCCCTTTGTGTTGATAGGAGGTAAGACTCCAGGTTTTGGTTTGCTTTGTGTTGATAGCAGGTAAGACTCTGGGTTTTGGTTTGCTTTGTGTTGATAGCAGGTAAGACTCTAGGTTTTGGTTTGCTTTGTGTTGATAGCAGGTAAGATTCtgggttttggtttgttttgtgttgatagCAGGTAAGACTCTGGGTTTTGGTTTGCTTTGTGTTGATAGCAGGTAAGACTCTGGGTTTTGGTTTGCTTTGTGTTGATAGCAGGTAAGAATCTGGGTTTTGGTTTGCTTTGTGTTGATAGCAGGTAAGACTCTTGGTTTTGGTTTGCTTTGTGTTGATAGCAGGTAAGACTCTGGGTTTTGGTTTGCTTTGTGTTGATAGCAGGTAAGACTCTGGGTTTTGGTTTGCTTTGTGTTGATAGCAGGTAAGACTCTGGGTTTTGGTTTGCTTTGTGTTGATAGCAGGTAAGACTCTGGGTTTTGGTTTGCTTTGTGTTGATAGCAGGTAAGATTCtgggttttggtttgttttgtgttgatagCAGGTAAGACTCTagtttttggtttgctttgtGTTGATAGCAGGTAAGACTCTGGGTTTTGGTTTGCTTTGTGTTGATAGCAGGTAAGACTCTAGGTTTTGGTTTGCTTTGTGTTGATAGCAGGTAAGACTCTTGGTTTTGGTTTGCTTTGTGTTGATAGCAGGTAAGACTCTGGGTTTTGGTTTGCTTTGTGTTGATAGCAGGTAAGACTCTGGGTTCTGGTTTGCTTTGTGTTGATAGCAGGTAAGACTCTGGGTTTCGGTTTGCTTTGTTTTGATATCAGGTAAGACTCTGGGTTTTAGTTTGCTTTGTCTTGATAGCAGGTATGACTCTTGTTCATTTTGAACTGTGACAAAACAGCCAACAGTTTCTGCAAACCCTGGAGGAACAAAATGAAGAAGGTCCAAGCCAGGCATCCTGCAGCCACTCCTATGTATAGTCACAGCACCACCATCCCGGCACATACAGTATGGATCAAATGAATGATTAAAACACAGTCATTGTCCATTGTTCCTTTCAGATATTTAGTAATGACTGTAGACTGACGGGTACGTTTTTGGTTTATCTAACAAAGGGGAACTCACAAGAAATCTATATATTGAAAGTGTTTctcaatcccaggctctgtggtGTTGAAAATGTCACGTGAGAACTTGCTCTGTGGAGATGCGACTGTCACTTCTCTTTTCTGATGCTAAGAAATTTGAATCTGTGTGAAAAGCAACAGCAGGTCTGCTGAAGCCTACAGGACCTCCAGAGAGCCCTTGATTCACAAAGCTCATTGGTTATTTAAAGAGTGCTGAGGAATAAAACCGGTGTTTAGATAGGTAGCAGTGGAACTCATCCAGAACTTCTAGAACTGTTCCTTAACAGTCTGGAAAACTTCTGTGAACAGActtgagaacaaaacaaaaaatattcccATTAGCATGGAGTAGTGATTCGCTTAATGACACTTATATAATGTTGTTGTGCATGGTCTATTCTTCTTGCGTGACCTCTATGAACATGCTGTGAGAGGTCTTGTCCGGGGCTGAGTGGTCATTGTTCACTTTGTCCAGGTGGGGTCACCAGTGGCTCGGATAGATCCAGTAACCGTGACAGCATTCGACTGGAAGAGGACGTGCCGTACCCCGGGCCCTTCTGTGGGAGCTGCCGAGTTCACACTGACTTCATCCCCAGCCCGTATGACAGCGACTCCCTCAAACTCAAGGTAAAGGACAGGGGCTGGACACCTCCAACCATTCACACAGGGGGCTGccttctcaaagctctttactgcATTTCGGCATGCCACAAAGGACAAGCACACAATGCAGTTACCAGACTTCATTCACGAGCTTCACTGATATCACAAAGGACAAGCACACAATGCAGTTACCAGACTTCATTCACGAGCTTCACTGATATCACAAAGGACAAGCACACAATGCAGTTACCAGACTTCATTCACGAGCTTCACTGATATCACAAAGGACAAGCACACAATGCAGTTACCAGACTTCATTCACGAGCTTCACTGATATCACAAAGGACAAGCACACAATGCAGTTACCAGACTTCATTCAGGAGCTTCACTGATATCACAAAGGACAAGCACACAATGCAGTTACCAGACTTCATTCAGGAGCTTCACTGATATCACAAAGGACAAGCACACAATGCAGTTACCAGACTTCATTCAGGAGCTTCACTGATATCACAAAGGACAAGCACACAATGCAGTTACCAGACTTCATTCAGGAGCTTCACTGATATCACAAAGGACAAGCACACAATGCAGTTACCAGACTTCATTCACGAGCTTCACTGATATCACAAAGGACAAGCACACAATGCAGTTACCAGACTTCATTCACGAGCTTCACTGATATCACAAAGGACAAGCACACAATGCAGTTACCAGACTTCATTCAGGAGCTTCACTGATATCACAAAGGACAAGCACACAATGCAGTTACCAGACTTCATTCAGGAGCTTCACTGATATCACAAAGGACAAGCACACAATGCAGTTACCAGACTTCATTCAGGAGCTTCACTGATATCACAAAGGACAAGCACACAGTGTAGAAACTTAAACTGTAAATTAGGGACACCATgggaaaatgttttcattggttgGATATGGacattccttttgaaaatgttttcattggttgGATAGGGacattccttttgaaaatgttttcattggttgGATAGGGacattccttttgaaaatgttttcattggttgGATAGGGacattccttttgaaaatgttttcattggttgGATAGGGacattccttttgaaaatgttttcattggttgGATATGGacattccttttgaaaatgttttcattggttgGATAGGGacattccttttgaaaatgttttcattggttgGATAGGGacattccttttgaaaatgttttcattggttgGATAGGGacattccttttgaaaatgttttcattggttgGATATGGacattccttttgaaaatgttttcattggttgGATAGGGacattccttttgaaaatgttttcattggttgGATATGGacattccttttgaaaatgttttcattggttgGATAGGGacattccttttgaaaatgttttcattggttgGATAGGGacattccttttgaaaatgttttcattggttgGATATGGacattccttttgaaaatgttttcattggttgGATAGGGacattccttttgaaaatgttttcattggttgGATAGGGacattccttttgaaaatgttttcattggttgGATAGGGacattccttttgaaaatgttttcattggttgGATAGGGacattccttttgaaaatgtttgccTCATTGCCTTTCCAGTTTAAAccaggaaatgaaaaaaacatggtaaactgtggtaaatgcatagaataacCATGGAAGAAGCAGGGAAAACTGTAACATGTACCATGcacatttacagtggtaaacctgtataagtcttcttcttcttcttcttcttcttcttcttcttcttcttcttcttcttcttcttcttcttcttccacaCTTTGCTCTCAATATGTCACCAGGAGCACTTGATGGAAATTACAGCCTTGTTATGTActcatgtttatttttagtaatagtaGTTATTATTTTGCTAATTCCAGAAAGGAGATGTTATTGAAATAATCAGCAAGCCTCCGATGGGAACGTGGACAGGCATGCTCCACAACAAAGTGGGCAGCTTCAAATTCATATACGTGGACGTGATTCACCAGGAAGAGGAGGTGGAGCAGGAGAGGAAGATCCGACCGCACAGGCGAAGCAGGAGGCCCCGGCCCAAAACCCTGCTGGAACTGCTAGAGCGACTGGACCTGAAGGTGAGTGAGAGAGCAACGCCTATACTGCACCTTaataatgctgctgctgctgctgctggaaccTGACAACTGCTTTGTCTTTTAATATGGTGCAGCCCTTTCCGAGAGatcttttaatttaatatatataatttataaatatataatttatatatatacaaatacataaataacgtCAACACTCTAAAGCAGTTAAATATTAGGTGCTTTTTCCTGCTGAAGTTTCTCAAAGTCTACAAAGTTCATATTTAATGATgacgtttttttaaataatgatctTTGTGTGTCCTAGTTTTCAAAGATTGTGTTGAAATGTGTACTAATGTAAAGCACATAGTGGAGGATACCTTTGTTTACCTTGTCACTGCTCTTTTGAATAAGTTTTCAATGCAGTACATGAGCATGGAGCAGTGGCTCAGTGAATGAGATGACCGTCCCCTCAAACAAGCTCTACTCTAAGTACAGAAATGACACTAGCAGTGAAAGATTAAAGAGAGGCTAGACGCCACCCCTGTGTGATAGCAAGGGTAGGTTTAGCGGAGAGGGAGCAGTACTGTGAAGGAGACTTCATGTCAATCTCAAGAGGTGGGGTAGGCCTGCAGTATACAGGGCTTTCACTTTAGTTTCCTTGGAAACCATGAGCACCAAACTTGCATCATTACAGTGTAAGTGAATGAATACGCTGGAAGCTGCTGACCCCAATTCTGTGCCCTTCCTGTAAGCGATTTATCATGTCAAgcgagaaaaacaaaaacaaaagatttctcaacaacgacaacaacaattcacatttctatagcacccTTCTTCACAAGGTTCCCAAAGCAtttcatacacacacaaaatgaaaccATTCAATTAGAGTCGAATACAGAAGCTTAACATAGCATACTGAGCACATGCTTCGATGAGTAACTTTTGAGCAACATTACATGAAAGCGTGATGTTTTATATTCACCTGCTCGCCAATGAACAGTAACATTACAATTGCTTGTTATAAGATATTACAAAGTCACAACCTGTGTGAAATTGAACAGACTAATGGGCTGACTGATGCGTGCTGCTTGACTAGGACTATGGCTCAGTATTGTAATATTAGACCAGGCACTGCGCTGGTAAATGCAGTGTCGTTCTCAACAGGAATACGCCTCGTCTCTCCTCCTCAATGGCTACCAGACCGTGGAGGACCTGAAGGAGCTGAAAGAGAAGCACCTGATTGAGCTCAACGTGTCCGACCTCGAGCACAGAACCAGGCTGCTCGCTGCAATAGAGAACCTGGCAGGGACAGAGCGTGAGTACAGCTGAGCAGTAGTGAGCACCAGGCTCCGTGTGACACTGGAGTGAGAGTACAGCTGAGCAGCAGTGAGCACCAGGCTCCGTGTGACACTGGAGTGAGAGTACAGCTGAGCAGCAGTGAGCACCAGGCTCCGTATGACACTGGAGTGAGAGTACAGCTGAGCAGCAGTGAGCACCAGGCTCCGTGTGACACTGGAGTGAGAGTACAGCTGAGCAGCAGTGAGCACCAGGCTCCGTGTGACACTGGAGTGAGAGTACAGCTGAGCAGCAGTGAGCACCAGGCTCCGTGTGACACTGGAGTGAGAGTACAGCTGAGCAGCAGTGAGCACCAGGCTCCGTGTGACACTGGAGTGAGAGTACAGCTGAGCAGCAGTGAGCACCAGGCTCCGTGTGACACTGGAGTGAGAGTACAGCTGAGCAGCAGTGAGCACCAGGCTCCGTGTGACACTGGAGTGAGAGTACAGCTGAGCAGCAGTGAGCACCAGGCTCCGTGTGACACTGGAGTGAGAGTACAGCTGAGCAGCAGTGAGCACCAGGCTCCGTGTGACACTGGAGTGAGAGTACAGCTGAGCAGCAGTGAGCACCAGGCTCCGTGTGACACTGGAGTGAGAGTACAGCTGAGCAGCAGTGAGCACCAGGCTCCGTGTGACACTGGAGTGAGAGTACAGCTGAGCAGCAGTGAGCACCAGGCTCCGTGTGACACTGGAGTGAGAGTACAGCTGAGCAGCAGTGAGCACCAGGCTCCGTGTGACACTGGAGTGAGAGTACAGCTGAGCAGCAGTGAGCACCAGGCTCCGTGTGACACTGGAGTGAGAGTACAGCTGAGCAGCAGTGAGCACCAGGCTCCGTGTGACACTGGAGTGAG
The Polyodon spathula isolate WHYD16114869_AA chromosome 9, ASM1765450v1, whole genome shotgun sequence genome window above contains:
- the samsn1a gene encoding SAM domain-containing protein SAMSN-1a, with the translated sequence MLQRKSSNVSDKPKPKCQKPKRSTSFGRFDAFRHQSSAQPAREDNSESSAAEGDCEAEACDQNHNKPSSNTSISKKMRAISLTMRKKMGKKYSKALSEEMCEDTERDCRTHEGDHELGQHSDEAPLKACDSMESLYSGRSSSSGVTSGSDRSSNRDSIRLEEDVPYPGPFCGSCRVHTDFIPSPYDSDSLKLKKGDVIEIISKPPMGTWTGMLHNKVGSFKFIYVDVIHQEEEVEQERKIRPHRRSRRPRPKTLLELLERLDLKEYASSLLLNGYQTVEDLKELKEKHLIELNVSDLEHRTRLLAAIENLAGTEREYS